A stretch of the Lolium perenne isolate Kyuss_39 chromosome 3, Kyuss_2.0, whole genome shotgun sequence genome encodes the following:
- the LOC139838144 gene encoding uncharacterized protein, giving the protein MSYFLFNLGWLIFLSGLPAAEAAKVPQLESDLRAARAQCAESEEAGRSAAGKLKLAEQELTRLRLLEKNHITELNSLRTAEKEKVDDLSRRLSEVEKQRLALQEEVTAKSTELTATAKRWTDDFSALDRGLAAAFPETQEAALAAVGVARDSRRRETGEGSSEYFSMEDHLASMAARIEPVTKLGWELRKAAEELVPMLWPGEAAPQDISGLISSMEQAPDRFLDWKESATRAGADMALSFVLSWYNEVDLGQLEFRRAGVEDKLPADFKAARLARASTIADFVDKTLFA; this is encoded by the exons atgtcttattttctttttaatcttggttggctgatATTTCTTTCCGGCCTCcccgcagctgaagccgccaaagtcccgcagctggagtcggatctccgagccgctcgcgcgcagtgcgccgagagcgaggaggcgggccgatccgccgccggcaagctcaagctggctgagcaggagctgacacggctgcgcctgctggagaagaaccacatcaccgagctcaactccctcaggacggcggagaaggagaaggtggatgatctgagccggcggctgtcggaggtggagaagcagcggcttgcgctgcaggaggaggtcactgccaagtccacggagctgacggctaccgccaagcgttggaccgacgatttcagcgcgcttgatcgcggcttggcgg cggccttcccggagacgcaggaggcggctttggcagccgttggcgtcgcgcgcgattccaggaggcgggaaaccggcgagggcagctcggagtacttctccatggaggaccatctggcgtccatggctgcccgcatcgagcccgtcaccaagctcggctgggagctgcggaaggcggccgaagagctggtgcccatgctgtggcctggggaggcggcgccgcaagacatctccggcctcatctcctcgatggagcaggcgccggaccgcttcctcgactggaaagagtcggccacgcgcgccggtgccgatatggcgctgtccttcgtcctctcctggtacaacgaggtggacctggggcagcttgagttccggcgagccggcgtggaggacaagctcccagccgacttcaaggccgcccgccttgcccgagccagcaccatcgccgacttcgtcgacaagacgctcttc